Proteins encoded within one genomic window of Pseudorasbora parva isolate DD20220531a chromosome 3, ASM2467924v1, whole genome shotgun sequence:
- the selenow1 gene encoding selenoprotein W, 1 produces the protein MTVKVHVVYCGGUGYRPKFTKLKTLLEDEFPGELEITSEGTPSTTGWFEVEVNDKLVHSKKNGDGFVDSDSKLKAIVTAIEQAMRK, from the exons ATGACCGTCAAAGTTCATGTCGTTTACTG TGGTGGATGAGGGTACAGGCCCAAG TTCACCAAACTCAAGACGTTGCTTGAGGATGAATTCCCAGGCGAACTTGAGATC ACTAGTGAGGGCACACCCTCAACCACAGGCTGGTTTGAGGTGGAAGTAAATGACAAGTTGGTGCACTCAAAGAAG AATGGAGATGGGTTTGTTGACTCTGATTCAAAATTAAAAGCAATTGTGACGGCCATTGAGCAGGCCATGAGGAAATGA